In one window of Hyla sarda isolate aHylSar1 chromosome 1, aHylSar1.hap1, whole genome shotgun sequence DNA:
- the LOC130317759 gene encoding cilia- and flagella-associated protein 251-like codes for MNKAQEEEEQEEEQEQEEEAEQDEEAEQEEEAEQEEEAEQEEEQEQEEEQEQEEEEQGEEEEQEEEEEQEEKKQEKEHEQEEEQEQEKEQEQEEESEQGEEEEQEEEEEQEEEQEQGEEQEQGGEEEQRVEQEREEEQEQEEEEQEEEQEQEERQEQEEEEEKEKEEEQEEEEEQEEEEEQEKEQEQVEEEEKEKEEEQEKEEEQEEEEEQEEEQVQEEEEEHEEEEEHEEEEEQEEEEEQEEEQEQEEEEEHEEEEEHEEEEEQEEEEEQEEEEEQEKEEEQEKEEEHEAEEEHEAEEEQEEEEEHEEEEEQEEEEEQPIPVTNSGHHRMW; via the coding sequence gaggaagaagagcaggaggaagaaCAAGAGCAGGAGGAAGAAGCAGAGCAGGATGAAGAAGCAGAGCAGGAGGAAGAAGCAGAGCAGGAGGAAGAAGCAGAGCAGGAGGAAGAACAAGAGCAGGAGGAAGAACAAGAGCAGGAGGAAGAAGAGCAGGGGGAAGAagaagagcaggaggaagaagaagagcaggaggaaaaaaagcaggaGAAAGAACACGAGCAGGAGGAAGAACAAGAGCAGGAGAAAGAACAAGAGCAGGAGGAAGAATCAGAGCAGGGGGAAGAagaagagcaggaggaagaagaagagcaggaggaagaaCAAGAGCAGGGGGAAGAACAAGAGCAGGGGGGAGAAGAAGAGCAGAGGGTAGAACAAGAGCGGGAGGAAGAACAAGAGCAGGAGGAagaagagcaggaggaagaaCAAGAGCAGGAGGAACGACAAGagcaggaggaagaagaagagaaggagaaagaagaagagcaggaggaagaagaagagcaggaggaagaagaagagcagGAGAAAGAACAAGAGCAGGTGGaagaagaagagaaggagaaagaagaagagcaggagaaagaagaagagcaggaggaagaagaagagcaggaggaagaacaagtacaggaggaagaagaagagcatgaggaagaagaagagcatgaggaagaagaagagcaggaggaagaagaagagcaggaggaagaacaagaacaggaggaagaagaagagcatgaggaagaagaagagcatgaggaagaagaagagcaggaggaagaagaagagcaggaggaagaagaagagcaggagaaagaagaagagcaggagaaagaagaagagcatgaGGCAGAAGAAGAGCATGAGGCAGAagaagagcaggaggaagaagaagagcatgaggaagaagaagagc